The stretch of DNA gaatcagggggaaaactctccattggttggagtcatacctagcacaaaggcagatggttgtggttgttggaggtcagtcatctcaggtccaggacatcactgcaggagttcctcagggtagtgtccttggcccaaccatcttcagctgcttcatcaatgaccttccttccatcataaggtcagaagtggggatgttcgctgatgattgcacaatgttcagcaccattcatgactcctcagatactgaagcagtccatgtccaaatgcagcaagacctggacaatatccaggcttgggctgacaagtgtcaagtaacattcacgccacacaagtgccaggcaatgaccgtctccaacaagagagaatccaaccaatgcctctttacattcaatggcattaccatcactaaatcccccattatcaacatcctgggggttaccattgaccagaaactgaactggactagccacataaatactgtggttacaagagcaggtcagaggctaggaatcctgcagtgagtaactcacctcctgactccccaaagtctttccaccatctacaaggcacaagtcaggagtgtgatggaatactccccacttgcctgcatgagtgcagctcccacaacactcaagaagcttgacaccatccaggacaaagcagctcgcttgattggcaccacatccacaaacattcactccctccatcaccaatgcacagtagcagcagcgtgtaccatctacaagatgcactgcaggaattcaccaaggctcctttgacagcaccttccaaacccatgacgcTACCAtcatgaaggacaagggcagcagatagatgggaacaccaccacctggaagttcccctccaagtcactcaccatcctgacttggaaatatatcaccattccttcactgttgctgggtcaaaatcctggaactccctccctaacagcactgtgggtgtacctacaccacatggactgcaacggttcaagaaggcagctcaccaccaccttctcaagggcaactagggatgggcaataaatgctgggcccagccagcgaagcccacatcctgtgaatgaattagaaAAAGGGATCATTTTTAAGGAGCACCTTGTAGAAGAAagtagagagatggagggagggaattccggagcttagggcccaggtaaGTGAATGCAGAGCCAGCATTattggagcaatgaaaattggagatgctcgagatgccagaattggaggaactcaGCTATCTCGAAAGCATCTCTTCTATCCACTCACATGTCTGATTAAATTAACAGCGTCAATTTCACCTTGCCTATTGAGAGAAATTTTTCTGTGATTTTCCTTTAGGAATACCTCGACAAATATGGGTGGACAGAGCCGGTGAACTGGGAGGATTTAGCCTACCAAGGTGTCTCAGTCCCATTGGATGATGACCGCTCTCCATTGGACATCTCGGGGCTCCTATTGGAAGGACATTATAGCCGAAGGCATGTGAAAGGGCAGGAGGAGTCCCAGCAGATGCTGACTAAGTACACCAGCGCTCTCCTGAGGTTTCAGAAAGCCAATGGGATACCTGTCACCGGCATCCTGGACGACGCTACCAAAGAGGCCATGAACATGCCTCGATGCGGAGTCCCAGATCACAAGGCCCATGGTAATGGCTCAGACAGTCTGAATGGCACCATGGGGCTCAGCATTGCCCTGGGATACACTGTGCCGACTGATCATTTCAGGCCGGGCAGTAACATCACAGCAATTACCAGTGTGAACCGACCCAGCCAACTGGAGACTGCCCCCATCGGAGCTCAACATCGCCACTTGGGGACCTCCCACCTTGGCATCGAGCCCGAGGGTCTgcagcccacccaccacaacGCCCAGCCCAATGCCACAGGAATCCCCAGCCAATCACCCAACCAAACGACAGACTCCAGCCAAGCCCAACCCAATACCACAGAGATCTCCGGCCAAGCCCAGCCCAAGCAAGTGGCCACCTTCAACCAAAGTCAACCCAATGGTGCGAGGAGCTCCAACCAGAGTCAGTCCAGCAGCACAGAGGGCTCATGGGATGGTGCCATGCCCGGCCTTGGCCACACAACACGTTTCATACGGTGGCTGGTGGACAACCTGAGGAGGAAGCGAGACTCCTCAGACTCACTAGAAAACAACTCCCTAATGGTGGCCTTCACAAAGACCAAACTGAAGTGGCGCATTCTGGATGAAGGCTACAGCTCCCAGCTGACAATAGACGACCAGAAGATGATCCTGAAATTAGCCTTTCGGATGTGGAGTGAGGTCACACCCCTGATATTTGAAGAGGATCTGACGTCACCTGCCTCAGAGATAGACATCAAACTAGGATTTGGAACAAGTGAGGAATCTTCAAACATTCTCATTTTTGCACAACATACATCTCTGCTCGGAATTCAAAGCATTGGAATCCATTAGGGAACTATCTGTACctgggagaggtacagcacggggttagatacagagtaaatctccctctacactgtccccatcaaacacttccaggacaggtacagcacggggttagatacagagtaaatctccctctacactgtccccatcaaacacttccaggacaggtacagcacggggttagatacagagtaaagctccctctacactgtcccatcaaacactcccaggacaggtacagcacggagttagatacagagtaaagctccctctacactgtccacatcaaacactcccaggacaggtacagcacggggttagatacagagtaaagctccctctacactgtcctcatcaaacactcccaggacaggtacagcacggggttagatacagagtaaaactccctctacactgtccccatcaaacactcccagggcaggtacagcacggggttagatacagagtaaagctctctctacaccgtccccatcaaacacttccaggacaggtacagcacggggttagatacagagtaaagctctctctacaccgtccccatcaaacacttccaggacaggtacagcacggggttagatacagagtaaagcttcctctacacagtccccatcaaacactcccaggacaggtacagcacggggttagatacagagtaaatctccctctacaccgtccccatcaaacactcccaggacaggtacagcacagggttagatacagagtaaagctccctctacactgtccccatcaaacactcccagggcaggtacagcacggggttagatacagagtaaatctccctctacactgtccccatcaaacactcccaggacaggtacagcacggggttagatacagagtaaagctccctctacaatttccctatcaaacactcccaggaaaggtacagcacgtggttagatacagagtaaaactctctctacactgtccccatcaaacactcccaggacaggtacagcacggggttagatacagagtaaagctctctctacacagtccccatcaaacactcccaggacaggtacagcacggggttagatacagaataaagcttcctctacactgtccccatcaaacactcccaggacaggtacagcacagggttaggtacagagtaaagctctctctacaccgtccccatcaaacactcccaggacaggtacagcacagggttagatacagagtaaagctccctctacactgtccccatcaaacactcccaggacaggtacagcacggggttagatacagagtaaagctccctctacaccgtccccatcaaacactcccaggacaggtacagcacggggttagatacagagtaaatctccctctacactctccccatcaaacactcccaggacaggtacagcacggagttagatacagagtaaatctccctctacactgtccccatcaaacactcccaggacaggtacggcacggggttagatacagagtaaagctgtctctacactgtccccatcaaacactcccaggacaggtacagcacggggttagatacagagtaaaactccctctacactgacccatcaaacactcccaggacaggtacagcacggggttagatacagagtaaagctctctctacactgtccccatcaaacactcccaggacaggtacagcacagggttagatacagagtaaagctccctctacaccgtccccatcaaacactcccaggacaggtacagcacggggttagatacagagtaaagctccctctacactgtccccatcaaatactcccagggcaggtacagcacggggttagatacagagtaaagctccctcgacactgtccccatcaaacactcccagggcaggtacagcacggggttagatacagaataaagctctctctacactgtccccatcaaacactcccaggacaggtacagcacagggttagatacagagtaaagctccctctacactgtcgccatcaaacactcccaggacaggtacagcacggggttagatacagagtaaagcttcctctacactgtcccatcaaacactcccaggacaggtacagcacggggttagatacagagtaaagctcactctacactgtccccatcaaacactcccaggacaggtacagcacggggttagatacagagtaaagctccctctacactgtcccatcaaacactcccaggacaggtacagcacggagttagatacagagtaaagctccctctacactgtccccatcaaacaggtGCAGGTGGGATGGCCTTCAATGGATGAGATGCCTGTTAGGCATCAGATGATGGTGGAACAGGAATCTCAATGTGATGCCCACTGTGATGGAGCCTTCAGGCTGGGAGGTCTAATGAGTGGAGTCAATGATTATCATGGTAATACATTCAAGAGGGAGGTTTGATGGGAGTGAGCCACATCTCCAGCTAATATCAGAGTGGGTATTGGTGAGGTGTACAGCCTTTAGACTGATTGTTTCCTTTCTTCACAGAGAGGCACCTGGGCTGCTCCCAGGTCTTCGATGGGACAGGGCAGGAGTACGCACACGCCTGGCGTCTGGGAGATGTGCACTTTGACGACGATGAGCATTTTGTCACACCTTCAAGCAGTGAAGGGATCAGCTTACTGACGGTTACTGACCATCGCTAATCCATTAACGATTCAGCTCCCCTCTTCACTACCTGTCACTGGCTGTTTCTATCTGATCTCTTCCTGCTATTTATATGAGGTCACTTGTCATTAACCatttttaacataacttcctgaTATCTGAAGTTTCTAGGTCACTTGCCTGTGAGTTACCTGTAAGGTGGCACTGACAGTAAAGATTACATTGGAaccaaaacaggaaatgctggaaaaactcaacaggtctaacagcatcctaggagggagaaacagagataatgtttcgagtccgtatgactcttcttcagagctaaagagaagcaaaAATGCGATGGAATTTATTAAATttatttacttctctttagctctgaagacgagtcatacggactcgaaatgttaactctgtttctctctccacagatgctgtgtttttccagcattttctgtttttgtttcagatttccagcatctgcagtattttgcttttatctgaatgAACACATTGTACTGTGAACACAGCAATGTAAGACACAAGCGTCAACCTGCCTGACAGCCCACAGTCATTGGCTCGAGTTTAGGAGCAAATTAGAATCGTGGTGTCTGTAGTGCACAACGAGGCCATTCGGTCAGTTGTGCCGgtgctgtctctttgaaagagctatccagctagtcaatccccatagccctgaattgaTTATTCTGGAATAATGAAGATATGGAATAGAGTGGCGGACAGAGCAGTTAATGTTCTCCTGGTCAGTGTTTTTGAAAGGAAGTTCATTCCCTTAAATTTAGGGTGTGGACTGAGGGTGAGAAAACATGGAGATTCCCAGTTGCAGTTTGGATCAGGAACTGCAGGGAGCAGGAATAGTTAAGGTGAGGAAGTCCACCCATTGTATGTTGGAAAGTAAGAGTGAGGTTAGTGGCTAATGAGGTGTTTGAGATTTCTCACGGTGGGATGGAGAATGTCAGAGTGACTCTTCCCTCCAGAGCTCAGTGTATTGAGTGAAGTCCACTACCTCACTGATCTCACAGCCCTCATCTTGGCTCTGTTGAATTGTGGTTTAATCTCTTCTTCCTGCAAAGGTGGCTGTCCATGAAATTGGTCATGTTCTGGGACTATCCCACATCCGACGCCCTGGCTCCATAATGCACCCAAACTACATCCCGCAGGATTCAAAAGATCTGGAGCTGGACTGGCATGATCGGAAAGCCATTCAACAGATATACGGTATGTTTTCTGAACCTCCAATGTTGGCACTGATCGTTCAGTTCATAGGCTTGGTTACTGatggattgagtgagtgagtgagtgattgcttAGTTAGTCTGATAGTTTATTGACATTGAGGTTTTTTGGTTGATTGAATGGTTAGTTGAATAGTTACTTGGTTACTGTTTGCTTAGCTAATCAACTGATTTGTTGGTTTTTACCTTGGcttgaagcccctctccatgaatttgaggctgacactccagtgcggtactgagggagtgctgcactgtctttggTGCCATTGCTTGGTAAAGCATTTAACTAGGGTTCTGTCTGGTTTCTCAGGCGGATGTAAAAGATGTTTTAAAAAATACTGAGGATTTCACCCCAGCGTCCTGAGCTAAGATGTATCCTTCGACAAACAAGagggctgtttgtgggatcttgctgtgtacgaATTGGCTGTCacctttcctacattgcaacaatgaccacactttaaaagtacttcgcTGGTTCTAAAGCACTGAGGATGTGAAAAGTGCTATTTGTTGATTGATTGGCCAGTTAACCGATTATATCATTGGTTGCCTAGTTGGCTGCCTGTCTTGCTAGTTAATTAATTAGCTAATGAGTTGGTTTTTCAAAGGCTTCTGAGGGAGTTTGACATCAGCCAGCGTGGCATGACTCAGTGTAACCTCGATCACGTTTCCCAAGGGAAGTCTATCCGCCTTAACAGATTCCTTATTGAGATCGATAGCTGCACAAAAATCTACAGCCTAACTCGCTGAGTAAAAATGTGATTGACATGATCGGGAGTAAGTTACAGGCTAGATTTAATCAGTGGGTTTCTTCCACAGTACAGCCAATGAGATTCCACTTCTATATGATGTTACAACTCATACTAGCTGGAGAACATGTCAGCTGTTTAAtatccagatttgcattaaggaTCAATTCTACATTCCTCCAGAGACTGGGGGTTGACGTACTGGGGATTTGGTGTACATTGCTCTAACATGACACAGTGTTGATTATATTCCTCATTCCCCGATGTCCGAAACTCACGCTGCCAAGTGAGAGCACCGTGCAACCCACCCCTCAAAGGGCAGAGGGCGGTTCTCACTGATCAACTCTTtctattcgttcacaggatgtggacggaGCTGGTCTGgccaggccaggattttacttccCATCCTTAAGAAGGACAGCAGACGCATCACCGTGtgcaagttccgctccaagccactcactgtcctgagttggaaatatcatggaagggaaataaatgctggcctagccatgaaagagttgggggtggggggaataaaagtccacgtgatgtaggtacacccacagtgctgttagggagggagttccaggattttgacccagtgacagtgaaggaacggcgatatatttccaagtcaggatggtgagtgacttggaggggaacttccaggcagtggtgttcccatccatctgctgcccttgtccttctagatggtagtggtcatgggtttggaaggtgctgtctaaggagccttggtgaattcctgcagtgcatcttgtagatggtacacactgctgctactgtgtgtcggtggtggagggagtaaatgtttgtggatgtggtgccaatcaagcggggctgctttgtcctggatggtgtcgagcttcttgcaTTAGCGCTGGGGGTCAATGGAAGAATTTGACTGTGGGTGGGCTGGGAGTAAATTAACATTGATGGCTTCAGTGGATGGGTCCAAACCCAATCCAAATGAAATCCAAGTGGTTAAAAAGTGACGAGTAATTCTGCAGAGGATATGAGAATTTGACAGTAATGAACTGAAATATCTACTTGTGTTCCCTGCTTCAGGAGTTTGTGAAGGCAGCTTTAACACAGTGTTTGACTGGGTGCGGAGAGAGGAGAACGAGTTTGGCGAAGCAACTTATCGGTTCAACACTTACTTCTTACGACACAGTTGGTACTGGATGTACGAAAACCGCTTCAACAGGACTCGGTACGGAGATCCCATCCCATTGGTGGTTGGCTGGCGAGGTCTTCCTTCCTCCAACATTGACGGCTTTGTTCACATCTGGACATGGAATAAGGATGTAACTCTCTTCTTTAAAGGTGAGGCCGTTCACCCTTTTGATGTGAGCGTCCCTAATGCTCCAAACCTCCGAGGGATCTAGAAGGCTCTTGGGCGGTGGTGGGAGGGATGTGCAATGAAGATTTAAAAAGTGAATCATTGGATTTCCTTTCAGGAGCCAGAATTACCTTGTTAAGAGAAAGAGAAATTTGAAGGAAAACTGATATAAAACTTGACTGAATTCCTAATGTCAGGTGTTGCTTGTTAAGCTCATTCCAGCAGAGCTATTGCATTAAACAATTTTGACTGAACATATCGGGGCCATTTATAGTTCACCCCTAGCTGTACTGGGAGGGTGTTAATACAACTGAGATTCTCACTAGACCATTCATAGCCCAGTTAAGAGTCTCGCTGGTTTGAGACTGCAGTTGCAAGAACAGTGGGTTTCTGAATCAGAGGGGGTTTTATTGACAATCTGACATTGCATGGCCACTTTTATGGAGCTTTTtatttacagatttttttttttagtgacTGCCCCGTAGAGAGTCTCACTAAACGCAACCCTCAGTTTTATTCCCACTGTACAGGATCGCAATGAACCCAATCCCCTCCACTCCCATTcaacagaatcccaatggacccattcactcccgctgtacacaatcccaatggacccaaaccccttcccattcactcccactgtacacaatcccaatggacccaaacccctacccattcactcccactgtacacaatcccaatggacccaaaccccttcccattcactcccactgtacacaatcccaatggacccaaacccctacccattcactcccactgtacacaatccaaatggacccaaaccccttcccgttcactcccattgtacacaatcccaatggacccaaaccccttcccgttcactcccactgtacacaatcccaatggacccaaaccccttcccgttcactcccactgtacacaatcccaatggacccaaaccccttcccgttcactcccactgtacacaatcccaatggacccaaaccccttcccgttcactcccactgtacacaatcccaatggacccaaacccctacccattcactcccactgtacacaatcccaatggatccaaaccccttcccgttcactcccattgtacacaatcccaatggacccaaaccccttcccgttcactcccactgtacacaatcccaatggacccaaactcctacccattcactcccactatacacaatcccaatggatccaaaccccttcccattcactcccactgtacacaatcccaatggacccaaaccccttccccttcactcccattgaacagaatcccaatggactcaatctccttcccattcactcccattcaacagaatcccaatggacccattcactctcactgtacacaatcccaatggacccaaaccccttcccattcactcccactatacacaatcccaatggacccaaaccccttcccattcactcccattgaacAGAATCCCAATGAgcacaaactccttcccattcactccc from Carcharodon carcharias isolate sCarCar2 chromosome 1, sCarCar2.pri, whole genome shotgun sequence encodes:
- the LOC121283354 gene encoding matrix metalloproteinase-21-like isoform X1, whose amino-acid sequence is MKPLRAEVLSLGLHLWLLAMSVAEKVYHSRDHSDIQERVWTRAHPVLTTKSAQEYLDKYGWTEPVNWEDLAYQGVSVPLDDDRSPLDISGLLLEGHYSRRHVKGQEESQQMLTKYTSALLRFQKANGIPVTGILDDATKEAMNMPRCGVPDHKAHGNGSDSLNGTMGLSIALGYTVPTDHFRPGSNITAITSVNRPSQLETAPIGAQHRHLGTSHLGIEPEGLQPTHHNAQPNATGIPSQSPNQTTDSSQAQPNTTEISGQAQPKQVATFNQSQPNGARSSNQSQSSSTEGSWDGAMPGLGHTTRFIRWLVDNLRRKRDSSDSLENNSLMVAFTKTKLKWRILDEGYSSQLTIDDQKMILKLAFRMWSEVTPLIFEEDLTSPASEIDIKLGFGTKRHLGCSQVFDGTGQEYAHAWRLGDVHFDDDEHFVTPSSSEGISLLTVAVHEIGHVLGLSHIRRPGSIMHPNYIPQDSKDLELDWHDRKAIQQIYGVCEGSFNTVFDWVRREENEFGEATYRFNTYFLRHSWYWMYENRFNRTRYGDPIPLVVGWRGLPSSNIDGFVHIWTWNKDVTLFFKGTTYWQYDNDNDRVYTEDPQGNRYPRPISHGFPGIDGPIDTIYFEKRDHCLYFFKGFNVTAFSVDLNSTVPGYPKRIVDVFPPVVKGNHPLGNLDAVYYSYTHAAVFVFKDTVYWRVVNERDHEGNASLPLNGLLPQGRVAQHWYDICEVDGSTSPGHQ
- the LOC121283354 gene encoding matrix metalloproteinase-21-like isoform X2, translating into MKPLRAEVLSLGLHLWLLAMSVAEKVYHSRDHSDIQERVWTRAHPVLTTKSAQEYLDKYGWTEPVNWEDLAYQGVSVPLDDDRSPLDISGLLLEGHYSRRHVKGQEESQQMLTKYTSALLRFQKANGIPVTGILDDATKEAMNMPRCGVPDHKAHGNGSDSLNGTMGLSIALGYTVPTDHFRPGSNITAITSVNRPSQLETAPIGAQHRHLGTSHLGIEPEGLQPTHHNAQPNATGIPSQSPNQTTDSSQAQPNTTEISGQAQPKQVATFNQSQPNGARSSNQSQSSSTEGSWDGAMPGLGHTTRFIRWLVDNLRRKRDSSDSLENNSLMVAFTKTKLKWRILDEGYSSQLTIDDQKMILKLAFRMWSEVTPLIFEEDLTSPASEIDIKLGFGTKRHLGCSQVFDGTGQEYAHAWRLGDVHFDDDEHFVTPSSSEGISLLTVAVHEIGHVLGLSHIRRPGSIMHPNYIPQDSKDLELDWHDRKAIQQIYGVCEGSFNTVFDWVRREENEFGEATYRFNTYFLRHSWYWMYENRFNRTRYGDPIPLVVGWRGLPSSNIDGFVHIWTWNKDVTLFFKGTTYWQYDNDNDRVYTEDPQGNRYPRPISHGFPGIDGPIDTIYFEKRDHCLYFFKGFNRHWEIMGDECHLIKKSCEQCPDRFVNSLPTWNIQRRS